The Propionispora hippei DSM 15287 genome includes a window with the following:
- a CDS encoding segregation and condensation protein A, with protein MSEYKIKLEVFEGPLALLMHLIEKNKIDIYDIPIAVITEQYINYLRDWQEFNIDIASEFLVMAANLLQIKSRMLLPRQPHAAQLEDEEEDPRKALVDRLLEYRKFKQAALELEQKKQERDQYFFRLPQEFSVRYTLPQGLDLDILITAFAAVWEGAAEDFAVVAREEISVQDKMQDIVNLLHNNRGRLDFKETLIRQGSRAELIASFLALLELIRLKRVAVRQEKSFAAIYIFLNYDGQVQAQEGDLP; from the coding sequence ATGTCAGAGTACAAAATAAAACTGGAAGTGTTTGAAGGGCCGTTGGCGCTCTTGATGCACTTGATTGAGAAGAATAAGATCGATATTTATGACATACCAATTGCCGTGATTACCGAGCAATATATAAATTATCTCCGTGACTGGCAGGAGTTTAATATTGATATTGCCAGTGAGTTTCTGGTTATGGCGGCCAATTTGCTGCAGATTAAATCCCGCATGCTGCTGCCACGTCAGCCGCATGCCGCCCAGCTTGAGGATGAGGAAGAAGATCCGCGCAAGGCGTTGGTAGACCGCCTGCTGGAGTACCGTAAATTTAAGCAGGCTGCCTTGGAACTGGAACAGAAGAAGCAGGAGCGGGATCAGTATTTTTTCCGGTTGCCTCAGGAGTTCTCAGTGCGCTATACCTTACCGCAGGGACTTGATCTGGATATTTTGATTACCGCCTTCGCGGCTGTATGGGAAGGGGCGGCAGAGGATTTTGCCGTTGTCGCACGGGAAGAAATCAGCGTCCAGGATAAAATGCAGGATATTGTCAATTTGCTGCATAACAACCGGGGCCGTCTGGATTTCAAAGAGACTCTGATCAGGCAGGGATCGCGAGCCGAACTTATCGCTTCTTTCTTGGCTTTACTGGAGCTGATTAGGCTAAAGCGTGTGGCCGTTCGCCAGGAAAAAAGCTTTGCAGCCATATATATTTTTCTTAATTATGACGGACAAGTTCAAGCACAGGAGGGTGATCTGCCCTGA
- a CDS encoding DUF2953 domain-containing protein yields MEIGIILAVDFFILLFILANIPLYLQLCYRRNASDDYILVTVYAVYRLLHYSMKIPALQLEKEGQVWPTAEVVKGQESVDSDPGREQIFVKRFIERYVLHPSRLRHVLEEIRKHFIVYRRVMNALIGKLTCVHLTWRTRYGLEDAALVGILYGVIWSGKSLLLKRLGQRVAFSSRPVVALTPIQGSSLWEIDFDCIFTLKLGNLITAIGMMVYIMAKEERHSGRTSDTRLNEDGYGKYQGNG; encoded by the coding sequence ATGGAAATCGGGATAATCCTTGCCGTGGATTTTTTTATTTTACTTTTTATACTGGCTAATATTCCTCTATATCTCCAGCTTTGCTACCGGCGCAATGCGTCGGATGACTATATTTTGGTAACCGTATATGCAGTATACCGTCTGTTGCATTATTCCATGAAAATTCCTGCTTTGCAATTAGAGAAGGAAGGACAGGTCTGGCCGACGGCAGAAGTGGTCAAAGGGCAGGAGTCCGTCGATAGTGATCCGGGGAGGGAGCAGATATTTGTAAAGCGATTTATTGAAAGATATGTATTGCATCCCAGCCGGTTACGGCATGTCCTGGAGGAGATCAGGAAACACTTTATTGTTTACCGCCGGGTCATGAATGCCTTAATCGGTAAGCTGACCTGTGTACATTTAACTTGGCGAACCCGTTACGGATTGGAAGACGCGGCGCTTGTGGGGATTTTGTATGGTGTAATTTGGAGTGGTAAGAGTTTGCTGCTAAAGCGGCTTGGACAAAGGGTGGCTTTCTCCTCACGGCCTGTTGTAGCTTTGACTCCTATCCAGGGGAGTAGCCTGTGGGAAATTGATTTTGACTGTATATTCACCTTGAAACTTGGCAATCTTATAACTGCAATTGGAATGATGGTTTATATTATGGCCAAGGAGGAGAGACATAGTGGCAGAACATCCGATACAAGGCTTAATGAAGACGGCTATGGCAAGTATCAAGGAAATGGTTGA
- a CDS encoding FAD-dependent oxidoreductase, producing MIKVIVAGGGWAGCAAALSAAKAGAQVLLIERTDLLLGTGLVGGICRNNGRYTAAEEAIAMGGGDFFVAMDANSRHRGISFPGHSHASLYDVTTMEPLVKKILQNYGVELRMMNRVVDVQKYGKKIQAVMLHSGEVIKGDAFVDTTGTAGSMGNCLKYGNGCAMCVLRCPSFGPRVSLAAKADVKEIMGQRADGSYGAMSGSCKLNKDSLSEEIRGKLDTDGVAIVPIPEKLRKKNSLTKKACSQYALPAFAENLVLLDTGHAKLMTSYFPLEDLRAIPGFESVRFEDPYAGGMGNSMRYLGIAPCDDSLKVEGVDNLFCAGEKSTILVGHTEAVLTGLLAGHNAVRYCLDMRYLTYPRSLAAGDFIAFSHEQMLSEEGKKVRYTFSGGVYFARMQELELYSINRAEISERIASAGLTDIFNGCLV from the coding sequence GTGATAAAAGTGATAGTTGCCGGAGGTGGATGGGCAGGCTGTGCCGCCGCATTATCAGCAGCGAAAGCCGGTGCTCAGGTGCTGCTGATTGAACGTACCGACCTATTGCTCGGGACCGGCCTGGTTGGCGGAATATGCCGTAATAACGGGCGGTATACGGCAGCGGAAGAAGCTATTGCCATGGGGGGCGGCGATTTTTTTGTGGCCATGGATGCCAACAGCCGTCACCGGGGCATCAGTTTTCCCGGTCATAGCCATGCTTCGCTGTACGATGTAACCACAATGGAACCACTGGTGAAAAAGATATTGCAAAATTATGGCGTGGAACTTCGGATGATGAACCGGGTGGTGGACGTCCAGAAATACGGCAAGAAGATACAGGCTGTAATGCTGCATAGCGGTGAGGTGATCAAAGGCGATGCCTTTGTCGATACGACCGGAACAGCAGGTTCGATGGGCAATTGCCTGAAATACGGCAACGGCTGTGCCATGTGTGTACTCAGGTGCCCCTCGTTCGGGCCCCGGGTTAGTCTGGCGGCCAAGGCTGATGTAAAAGAGATTATGGGACAAAGAGCGGATGGTTCCTATGGCGCGATGAGCGGTTCCTGTAAATTGAATAAGGATTCCCTGAGTGAAGAAATCCGGGGCAAACTCGATACCGACGGTGTAGCGATTGTCCCGATCCCGGAAAAGCTGCGCAAAAAGAATTCGCTGACGAAGAAAGCCTGTTCCCAGTATGCGTTACCGGCGTTTGCCGAGAATCTAGTTCTTCTGGATACGGGCCATGCCAAGCTGATGACATCCTATTTCCCGTTAGAAGATTTAAGGGCTATACCCGGCTTTGAAAGTGTCCGTTTTGAAGACCCTTATGCCGGTGGCATGGGAAACTCAATGCGCTATCTCGGTATTGCTCCCTGCGATGATTCTCTAAAAGTGGAGGGTGTCGATAATTTATTTTGTGCCGGAGAAAAATCCACCATTCTGGTAGGTCATACGGAAGCTGTACTTACCGGTCTATTGGCCGGCCACAACGCCGTGAGGTATTGTCTGGATATGAGGTATCTTACTTATCCGCGCAGCTTGGCAGCCGGTGATTTTATTGCTTTTAGTCATGAACAGATGTTGTCGGAAGAGGGTAAAAAGGTCCGGTATACCTTTTCCGGCGGGGTATATTTTGCCAGGATGCAGGAACTGGAATTGTACTCGATTAACCGGGCGGAAATTTCCGAGCGTATTGCCAGCGCCGGACTGACCGATATTTTTAACGGCTGTCTGGTCTAA
- the spoVAE gene encoding stage V sporulation protein AE — translation MQDYVMVFVVGGLICVIGQLLMDLTPLTPAHVLVLFVVIGGILSGLGLYQPLVDMAGAGASIPLTGFGHALVAGTMEEVDKLGFLGIFTGALKASAAGITAAVLFSFLAALLCNPKG, via the coding sequence ATGCAGGATTATGTTATGGTTTTTGTTGTTGGCGGACTTATTTGCGTGATCGGTCAGTTGCTAATGGATTTGACGCCGCTGACACCGGCCCACGTGCTGGTTTTATTTGTGGTAATTGGCGGAATTTTAAGCGGTCTTGGCTTATATCAGCCGCTAGTGGATATGGCTGGCGCCGGGGCCAGCATTCCGTTGACCGGTTTTGGTCACGCCCTGGTGGCAGGTACGATGGAAGAAGTAGATAAGTTAGGTTTTTTGGGAATATTTACCGGTGCATTGAAAGCAAGCGCCGCAGGCATTACGGCAGCCGTTTTGTTTAGTTTTCTGGCCGCGTTGCTATGCAATCCCAAGGGGTAA
- a CDS encoding ferritin family protein: MRSTLTQKQELVRDYQSFAGQINDPDIAKMFKHFAEAEALHATQIKDKLEQLS, encoded by the coding sequence TTGCGCTCTACCCTGACCCAAAAGCAGGAGTTAGTCCGGGATTATCAGTCGTTTGCCGGCCAAATCAACGATCCCGATATTGCCAAAATGTTTAAGCATTTTGCCGAAGCAGAGGCCCTACATGCCACTCAGATTAAGGACAAACTGGAACAGCTTTCCTAA
- a CDS encoding spore germination protein, which yields MTDNTEEKKIHKDLDDNINYLKELLGVGESFDIVFREYKVGRRRAASFSINGMTNDVLLTNIFQDMMLFNQEDLTVNTLQKLFYSRATHSQVKLVDAMDPALTSLLSGELVFFIDGETQAIVFDARAYPVRAPAESNIEKVTRGSRDSFVETIPFNTALIRRRLRDPNLRFEIVKIGSRSQTDVAVCYIKDITNPELVDKIKERLNKINVDGIPMAEKAIEEFIVGGRRWNPLPLVRYTERPDVVAVHMLEGHVCLVVDTSPNIMILPTTLWHHLQHVEEYHQHVLVGSYLRLVRLGGVGLSLILPPLWLSLVLQRHLLPASLAFLGPRDPGIVPLGIQFIVAELGVELVRMATVHVPAAQSTALGFIGAFMLGEYATKVGLFGNETILYTAIAAVGAFATPSVEFALAVRLFRVILLLLVLFFKLPGLLFGLVALFVLLVSTKSFDVPYLWPAIPFNFNAMKGVILRLPIPSKLLRPAALKPQIRVRYREENNKDEDKDKDRNK from the coding sequence ATGACGGACAACACTGAAGAAAAAAAAATTCATAAAGACCTTGATGACAATATTAACTATTTAAAAGAATTGCTGGGGGTCGGTGAGAGCTTTGATATTGTTTTCCGGGAATATAAGGTAGGACGGAGACGGGCGGCATCCTTTTCGATTAACGGCATGACCAACGACGTACTCTTAACCAATATATTTCAGGATATGATGCTGTTTAATCAGGAAGATCTGACAGTCAACACATTGCAGAAGCTATTTTATTCACGGGCTACCCATTCCCAGGTTAAGCTGGTGGATGCGATGGATCCGGCATTGACCAGTCTTTTGTCGGGAGAACTGGTATTTTTTATTGACGGCGAAACGCAGGCTATCGTATTTGATGCCAGAGCCTATCCCGTCCGGGCACCGGCAGAATCCAACATTGAAAAGGTGACACGGGGTTCCCGCGACTCGTTTGTGGAAACCATCCCTTTTAACACTGCCCTGATCCGCCGGCGGCTCCGCGATCCTAATTTGCGTTTTGAGATAGTAAAAATCGGCAGCCGGTCACAAACTGATGTGGCCGTCTGTTATATAAAAGATATTACCAATCCCGAACTAGTAGATAAAATTAAGGAGCGGCTCAACAAGATCAATGTGGATGGCATTCCGATGGCGGAAAAGGCGATTGAAGAGTTTATTGTCGGCGGCCGGCGCTGGAATCCGCTGCCGTTAGTCCGCTATACCGAACGGCCTGACGTGGTTGCCGTACATATGCTGGAAGGGCATGTATGCCTGGTGGTTGATACATCGCCGAACATTATGATTTTACCGACAACCCTTTGGCACCATCTTCAGCATGTGGAAGAATATCACCAGCATGTGCTGGTTGGATCGTACCTACGGCTGGTGCGCTTGGGGGGAGTGGGCTTATCCCTTATTTTACCTCCGTTATGGCTGTCCTTGGTGCTGCAGCGTCATCTGCTGCCTGCTTCGTTAGCTTTTTTAGGACCCCGCGATCCCGGGATCGTACCGCTTGGTATTCAATTTATTGTGGCCGAGCTGGGGGTGGAACTGGTGCGGATGGCAACGGTGCATGTGCCGGCTGCACAATCGACGGCCCTGGGCTTTATCGGGGCTTTTATGCTGGGCGAATATGCGACCAAAGTAGGCCTGTTCGGCAATGAAACCATTTTATATACGGCCATTGCCGCCGTAGGAGCCTTTGCCACGCCCAGTGTCGAATTTGCTCTGGCCGTACGCCTGTTCCGGGTCATTTTACTGCTCCTGGTTTTGTTCTTTAAATTGCCCGGTCTGTTATTCGGACTGGTGGCTTTGTTTGTATTGCTGGTTAGTACGAAATCCTTTGATGTACCCTATCTTTGGCCGGCGATTCCGTTTAATTTCAATGCCATGAAAGGCGTAATCCTGCGGTTGCCTATCCCCAGCAAGCTATTGCGTCCGGCCGCGTTAAAACCGCAGATCCGGGTGCGTTACCGTGAAGAAAATAATAAAGATGAAGATAAAGATAAAGATAGGAACAAATAA
- a CDS encoding D-alanyl-D-alanine carboxypeptidase family protein, with protein sequence MKIKTTVLCILTLLIALYAVPACQAAENAPDITAKSAIVMEALTGKVLYAKAAEERRYPASTTKIMTLITALEYGNLDDMVTASENAANTEGSSLWLTKGEQLTMRDMLYGMMLVSGNDATVSVAEHIAGSVPKFAALMTEKAHAIGAIHSNFVNSSGLPDENHYSTAHDLARITAYGYQNKDFRDIVSTKNKIIPWAGKEHDRDLYNENRMLWLYEGANGVKTGYTDAAGRCLVSGANRDGIQLIAVVLDSEHMWDDSIALLNYGFSQMHTVNVLQKGDILKTLQVRHGKAQTVQAITAAALTVPVTEEDRQEIHTVVEADPTVEAPVAAGQKLGVVRVFYKNTPIATVDLLATDTIERKSFFTQIWSSLLQVFSLIFHNLA encoded by the coding sequence ATGAAAATCAAAACGACTGTACTCTGTATCTTAACATTATTGATAGCGCTATATGCTGTTCCGGCGTGTCAGGCGGCGGAAAATGCCCCGGACATAACAGCGAAGTCGGCCATCGTCATGGAAGCCTTAACCGGTAAGGTTTTGTATGCTAAGGCCGCGGAAGAGCGGCGTTATCCGGCCAGTACGACTAAAATCATGACCCTGATCACGGCACTGGAGTATGGTAATCTTGATGATATGGTAACCGCCAGCGAGAATGCCGCCAATACGGAAGGGTCCTCGCTGTGGCTGACGAAGGGTGAACAACTGACCATGCGCGATATGCTGTACGGCATGATGCTGGTATCCGGCAATGACGCCACCGTATCGGTGGCGGAACATATCGCCGGATCTGTCCCGAAATTTGCCGCGCTTATGACGGAAAAAGCGCATGCCATAGGGGCTATCCATAGCAATTTTGTCAATTCAAGCGGGTTGCCCGATGAGAATCACTATAGTACGGCACACGATTTGGCGCGAATTACGGCATACGGTTACCAAAACAAGGATTTCCGCGATATTGTCAGCACGAAAAATAAAATCATTCCCTGGGCGGGCAAAGAGCATGACCGGGACTTATATAATGAGAACCGGATGTTGTGGCTGTATGAGGGCGCCAATGGCGTGAAAACAGGTTATACCGATGCGGCGGGGCGCTGCCTGGTATCCGGGGCCAACCGTGACGGCATTCAGTTGATTGCCGTTGTTCTGGACAGCGAACACATGTGGGACGATTCGATTGCCCTGCTGAATTATGGGTTTTCCCAGATGCATACCGTGAATGTGCTGCAAAAGGGAGATATATTAAAAACGCTGCAGGTTCGACACGGCAAGGCGCAGACCGTACAGGCGATTACCGCTGCGGCGCTGACGGTGCCTGTAACCGAGGAAGACCGGCAGGAAATACACACCGTGGTTGAGGCAGATCCCACGGTGGAGGCGCCTGTCGCTGCCGGGCAAAAGCTGGGCGTGGTACGGGTATTTTATAAAAATACGCCAATTGCCACGGTAGACCTGCTTGCCACCGATACGATCGAACGTAAATCCTTTTTTACGCAAATCTGGAGCTCTCTGTTGCAGGTGTTTTCTTTAATTTTCCATAACCTTGCTTAG
- the scpB gene encoding SMC-Scp complex subunit ScpB — MFYNHLKGHIEALLFACGKPTPAGRLAEILEVTEQHIELLIAQMNEEMAGNSRGLVISQVAGGYQLCTRPELATVLERLGQVQETRLSMAAMETLAIIAFKQPITKQEIESIRGVKVDSVVNLLVDRQLIKEMGRKEAIGRPILYGTTEEFLSCFGLGSLDELPDLAQFIPTE, encoded by the coding sequence ATGTTTTATAATCACCTAAAGGGGCATATTGAGGCACTGCTGTTCGCCTGCGGCAAACCTACGCCGGCCGGACGTTTGGCAGAAATACTTGAGGTGACGGAGCAACATATTGAACTTTTGATTGCTCAGATGAATGAGGAAATGGCGGGTAATTCCCGTGGACTGGTCATCAGTCAGGTGGCGGGTGGTTATCAACTGTGCACCAGACCGGAGCTGGCTACAGTGCTTGAGCGTCTGGGGCAGGTGCAGGAAACCAGGTTATCCATGGCCGCTATGGAGACGCTGGCGATCATTGCCTTTAAACAGCCGATTACCAAGCAGGAGATTGAAAGCATTCGCGGCGTCAAGGTGGATAGCGTTGTCAACCTGCTGGTAGATCGTCAGCTTATCAAGGAGATGGGACGGAAGGAAGCCATTGGTCGTCCTATCCTGTATGGAACAACCGAAGAGTTTTTGAGTTGCTTTGGCCTGGGCAGTTTAGACGAACTACCGGATCTGGCGCAATTCATACCGACAGAATAG
- a CDS encoding stage V sporulation protein AE, with the protein MPEKVRVILVTDGDKVAQNVVEDLAASLGLRCISASGGNPTPISGKEIVNLLKTVKSDPVLVMFDDRGRRDRGQGERAMQYVADHPDIEVLGAVAVASNTGGSGGIEADVCVTGTGKMVDHPVDKNGDVRNRSNHMVIKGDTVDVLNEVEVPVIVGVGDIGKMDKADDISRGAPITRRAIEEILKRSGIPYDGQH; encoded by the coding sequence ATGCCGGAGAAAGTGAGAGTTATTTTGGTTACTGACGGAGATAAAGTGGCACAGAACGTTGTGGAGGATTTGGCAGCTTCGTTGGGACTGCGTTGTATATCGGCATCCGGCGGAAATCCGACACCGATTAGCGGTAAAGAAATTGTTAATTTGCTGAAAACAGTAAAATCCGACCCTGTCCTGGTTATGTTTGATGACCGGGGCAGACGCGATAGGGGGCAAGGTGAGCGGGCTATGCAGTATGTAGCCGACCACCCGGACATCGAAGTGCTGGGGGCGGTTGCAGTAGCTTCCAATACCGGTGGCAGCGGCGGTATCGAGGCAGACGTCTGCGTAACGGGAACGGGCAAGATGGTGGATCACCCGGTTGATAAAAACGGTGATGTAAGAAACAGAAGCAATCATATGGTGATCAAGGGAGATACAGTGGATGTGTTAAATGAGGTAGAGGTGCCTGTCATTGTCGGTGTCGGCGATATCGGCAAAATGGATAAGGCCGATGATATTTCCCGGGGAGCGCCGATTACCCGCCGGGCTATTGAAGAGATTTTGAAACGGAGTGGCATTCCCTATGACGGACAACACTGA
- the ytfJ gene encoding GerW family sporulation protein, with product MAEHPIQGLMKTAMASIKEMVDVNTIVGDPVETPDGTVIIPISRVTFGFAAGGGDYEPEEVESNEVVQSFGGGSGAGVSVKPVGFLVCSPVNGVRFMPVDGDLLLDRVIDMVPKVLNKLQEMIQDKEEDKQLDALAETAETQYKHQEQRV from the coding sequence GTGGCAGAACATCCGATACAAGGCTTAATGAAGACGGCTATGGCAAGTATCAAGGAAATGGTTGATGTTAACACCATTGTTGGCGATCCGGTGGAAACCCCGGATGGGACTGTTATCATACCGATTTCACGCGTGACGTTTGGCTTTGCCGCCGGCGGCGGAGACTATGAACCGGAAGAAGTCGAGAGCAATGAAGTTGTTCAATCGTTTGGCGGCGGCAGTGGGGCCGGAGTCAGTGTGAAACCCGTGGGTTTTTTGGTATGTTCGCCCGTAAACGGTGTCCGGTTTATGCCGGTTGACGGTGATTTACTGTTGGATCGGGTCATTGATATGGTGCCTAAGGTACTTAATAAGCTACAGGAAATGATCCAGGATAAAGAGGAGGATAAACAATTGGATGCCTTGGCCGAAACGGCTGAGACTCAATATAAGCATCAGGAGCAGCGAGTGTAG
- a CDS encoding nucleoside recognition domain-containing protein, producing the protein MAVINFIWMSLIAIGIIYAGLQGNIQLVVQSAMSGAETAVELALKLTGVMCLWLGMMKIAERAGLVTLLALLLGPLIRWLFPEVPRRHPAMGAIVMTLSANLLGLGNAVTPLGIKAMQELQTLNHDKKTASASMCTLLALCTAGFTLIPATIIALRTAAGSANPTEIIGPTLLASLFATVAVIFADRICRTCFTLRLRR; encoded by the coding sequence ATGGCGGTGATTAATTTTATCTGGATGTCTCTTATAGCCATTGGCATTATTTACGCCGGACTGCAGGGCAATATACAGCTTGTGGTGCAAAGTGCGATGAGCGGGGCGGAAACCGCCGTTGAGCTGGCGCTTAAACTGACCGGAGTCATGTGCCTGTGGCTGGGAATGATGAAAATTGCCGAACGGGCCGGGCTTGTTACTCTCTTGGCGTTGCTGCTGGGGCCGCTAATCCGCTGGTTGTTTCCCGAAGTCCCCCGCCGGCATCCGGCTATGGGGGCTATTGTTATGACTTTAAGTGCCAATCTGCTGGGACTGGGTAATGCCGTCACGCCGCTGGGGATTAAAGCGATGCAGGAGCTGCAAACCCTGAATCATGATAAAAAGACGGCGTCGGCCAGCATGTGCACGTTACTGGCTCTTTGCACAGCCGGCTTTACGTTAATTCCGGCCACGATAATCGCGCTGCGGACTGCGGCCGGCTCAGCCAACCCCACGGAAATTATAGGTCCGACACTCCTGGCAAGTCTTTTTGCCACGGTTGCCGTTATTTTTGCCGATCGAATTTGCCGGACCTGTTTCACTTTGCGGCTACGGAGGTAA
- a CDS encoding spore maturation protein yields the protein MFLAACAQLSLWAIPLLLLLIPLAGLLRGVKVYEAFVEGAAEGFATSVRIMPFLVAMLVAIYIFRASGALDFLTSLLQPLLEVIGIPAELVPLAIMRPLSGTGSLGLTAELINNFGPDSLLGRMASTVMGSTDTTFYILTVYFGAVGIQNPRYAVFVGLLGDIAGFFGAVYLCRQLFS from the coding sequence ATGTTTCTTGCGGCCTGTGCACAACTTTCCCTTTGGGCTATTCCGTTGCTTTTGCTGCTGATTCCCCTGGCGGGATTGCTGCGTGGCGTCAAGGTGTATGAAGCTTTTGTCGAGGGGGCCGCGGAAGGCTTTGCCACCTCGGTCAGGATTATGCCTTTCCTTGTGGCGATGTTGGTAGCCATTTATATTTTCCGGGCCTCCGGCGCTCTGGATTTTTTGACGTCCCTGCTGCAACCTCTGTTAGAAGTCATTGGCATTCCGGCCGAGTTGGTGCCACTGGCAATCATGCGTCCTTTATCCGGCACCGGTTCGTTAGGCTTGACGGCGGAGCTGATCAACAACTTTGGACCGGACTCGCTGCTGGGCCGTATGGCTTCAACAGTTATGGGCAGTACCGATACGACCTTTTACATTTTGACTGTTTACTTTGGGGCGGTGGGTATCCAAAATCCTCGTTATGCAGTGTTTGTCGGGCTACTGGGCGATATAGCCGGCTTTTTTGGAGCAGTGTATCTTTGCCGTCAATTATTTTCGTAA
- the trpS gene encoding tryptophan--tRNA ligase — MVKGRIFSGMQPSGKFHLGNYLGALENWVKLQKDYECFFSIVDWHALTSSYEDTSKLQQNIFNMALDWLSAGLDPEHNVIFVQSHVKEHAELHLLLSMMTPLSWLERVPTYKDKIQQLGNQGKDINTYGFMGYPELMTADILLYKADTVPVGEDQLPHLELSREIARRFNHMYKPIFPEPNSFLSKAPLLPGIDGRKMSKSYGNEIPFAASPDELRAKVRQMITDPQRVKKSDPGNPDVCTVYTFHKIFSPDELESIGTACRQATIGCVECKKRLAERMVTALADIHTRRIALEANPGRVKEILEYGAERARAVAAATMAEVRQVMNLS, encoded by the coding sequence ATGGTAAAGGGTCGCATCTTTAGTGGTATGCAGCCATCGGGGAAGTTTCATTTGGGAAACTATTTGGGAGCATTGGAAAACTGGGTTAAATTACAGAAGGATTACGAATGTTTTTTCAGCATTGTTGACTGGCATGCGCTAACCTCTTCCTATGAAGATACCAGCAAACTGCAGCAAAATATTTTTAATATGGCTTTGGATTGGTTGAGTGCCGGTCTGGACCCGGAGCATAATGTGATTTTTGTTCAGTCCCATGTCAAAGAGCATGCCGAACTGCATTTGCTCTTGTCCATGATGACGCCGCTTTCCTGGCTGGAACGGGTGCCTACCTATAAGGATAAAATACAGCAGCTGGGCAACCAGGGAAAAGATATCAATACCTATGGTTTTATGGGGTATCCCGAACTGATGACGGCCGATATTCTGCTGTATAAGGCCGACACGGTGCCGGTAGGGGAGGACCAATTGCCCCATTTGGAGTTGTCCCGCGAGATTGCGCGCCGGTTTAACCATATGTACAAGCCAATTTTTCCCGAGCCCAATTCTTTCTTGAGCAAGGCCCCGCTGCTGCCCGGCATTGACGGGCGGAAGATGAGTAAATCCTACGGCAACGAGATTCCCTTTGCGGCCAGTCCGGACGAGCTGCGGGCCAAAGTACGCCAAATGATTACCGACCCCCAGCGGGTGAAGAAAAGCGATCCGGGGAATCCCGACGTCTGTACCGTATATACCTTCCATAAAATCTTTAGCCCTGATGAACTGGAATCTATTGGAACAGCCTGCCGGCAGGCTACTATCGGCTGTGTGGAATGTAAGAAGCGCCTGGCGGAACGGATGGTTACCGCCCTGGCCGATATTCATACACGGCGCATTGCGCTGGAGGCGAACCCTGGCAGGGTAAAAGAGATTCTGGAATATGGCGCTGAACGGGCCAGGGCGGTGGCTGCGGCCACCATGGCCGAGGTCCGTCAAGTGATGAATCTGAGCTGA
- a CDS encoding site-2 protease family protein: MFGFDPDMIFRIPALLVALTLHEYAHARAAVWLGDNTPRYHGRLTLNPVAHLDPWGLIMLWLFKFGWAKPVPINPNNFDNYRKGTILVSFAGPAANLLIAVTSLLVLFLLEQTSLQSVMTGKLLVNMYYLNLGFAFFNLLPIPPLDGSKIVSSLLPARLSYKFDKLEPYGMIIMVALLYLGVIGLVLGPIMSVFTSILYLFLS; encoded by the coding sequence GTGTTCGGTTTTGATCCTGATATGATTTTTCGTATTCCTGCATTGCTTGTCGCATTGACGCTTCACGAATATGCCCATGCCCGGGCTGCGGTCTGGCTGGGTGACAATACGCCGCGCTACCATGGGCGTTTAACGCTGAATCCGGTGGCACATCTTGACCCATGGGGCCTCATTATGCTTTGGCTGTTTAAATTCGGCTGGGCCAAACCGGTACCGATTAATCCGAATAATTTTGATAATTACCGGAAAGGGACCATTCTTGTGTCGTTTGCCGGCCCGGCGGCTAATTTACTGATTGCAGTCACCTCGCTGCTGGTACTTTTTCTGCTGGAACAGACTTCGCTGCAGAGTGTAATGACCGGTAAGTTGTTAGTCAATATGTATTATTTAAACCTGGGTTTTGCCTTTTTTAATCTACTGCCTATACCGCCGCTGGATGGATCGAAAATTGTTTCCAGCCTGCTGCCGGCCCGGTTATCCTACAAGTTCGACAAACTGGAGCCGTATGGTATGATTATTATGGTTGCCTTGCTGTACCTGGGTGTTATAGGCCTGGTGCTAGGGCCGATCATGTCTGTATTTACCAGCATACTTTATTTATTTTTGAGCTAG